One window of the Manihot esculenta cultivar AM560-2 chromosome 14, M.esculenta_v8, whole genome shotgun sequence genome contains the following:
- the LOC110631052 gene encoding putative pentatricopeptide repeat-containing protein At1g03510, whose protein sequence is MSYSSNYLRLISWTKQLTCLVNQGLHHQALVLFNHMQTSLALSLDPYVFSLLLKSCSAIHRPQLGAAVHSHAVKMGLLSNPFIACALVDMYGKCVSLFSARKLFDEIPQRNVVVWNAMISLYTHSNLLHDALCLFESMDSVPNASTCNAIIAGLSGMEGGSPKAIAFYWRMRELDLKPNFITLLALLPACVGIAALDLVKEIHGHSIRNNIDPHPQLRSGLVDAYGRCGYLVNASHVFYSMKERDVVAWSSLISAYALHGEARCALEIFGQMEMAKVRPDDITFLAVLKACSHAGLADEALDFFSRMREDYGLHPNTDHYSCLVDVLSRAGRLYEAYKVIQDMPVKVTAKAWGALLGACRTYGEVELAEIAGRALFEIEPDNPANYVLLARIYASVGRHEEAQRMRREMTERGVKVAPGSSWVV, encoded by the coding sequence ATGAGCTACTCATCAAACTACCTACGCTTGATTTCTTGGACGAAGCAGCTAACCTGTCTCGTAAACCAGGGCCTTCACCACCAAGCTCTTGTCCTCTTCAACCACATGCAAACTTCTCTAGCTCTCTCTCTTGATCCCTATGTTTTCTCTCTCCTGCTCAAATCATGCTCCGCCATCCACCGCCCTCAACTGGGCGCCGCCGTCCACTCCCACGCTGTCAAAATGGGCCTCCTCTCAAACCCATTCATAGCCTGTGCTCTCGTCGATATGTATGGTAAATGCGTGTCCCTTTTTTCAGCGCGTAAACTGTTCGACGAAATTCCTCAGAGAAATGTTGTCGTTTGGAATGCGATGATATCGCTTTATACGCATTCCAATCTTCTCCATGATGCTTTGTGTCTGTTTGAATCGATGGATTCCGTGCCTAATGCGTCCACTTGTAATGCAATAATAGCAGGTTTGTCGGGGATGGAGGGTGGATCGCCTAAGGCCATTGCTTTTTATTGGCGAATGAGGGAGTTGGATTTGAAGCCAAATTTTATTACTCTTCTTGCTTTGTTACCTGCTTGTGTAGGAATAGCAGCTTTGGATTTGGTTAAAGAAATTCACGGGCACTCGATAAGGAATAATATCGATCCACATCCCCAGCTGAGAAGTGGCCTAGTAGATGCTTACGGGAGATGTGGATATCTCGTTAATGCAAGTCATGTGTTTTATAGTATGAAGGAAAGGGATGTGGTTGCCTGGAGCAGTTTGATATCAGCATATGCACTTCACGGGGAGGCAAGGTGTGCTCTTGAAATATTTGGCCAAATGGAAATGGCGAAAGTGCGTCCTGATGACATTACTTTTCTAGCAGTTTTGAAAGCTTGTAGCCATGCAGGATTAGCTGATGAAGCACTGGACTTCTTCAGCAGAATGCGAGAAGATTATGGTCTGCACCCAAACACTGATCATTATTCTTGTTTGGTTGATGTTTTGAGCAGAGCTGGGAGGTTATATGAGGCATATAAAGTCATACAAGATATGCCAGTGAAGGTGACTGCGAAAGCTTGGGGTGCCCTTCTTGGGGCTTGTCGAACTTATGGAGAAGTGGAGTTAGCAGAGATTGCAGGGAGAGCTTTGTTTGAGATAGAACCTGATAATCCTGCCAATTATGTTTTACTGGCCAGAATTTATGCCAGTGTAGGGAGACATGAGGAAGCTCAGAGAATGAGAAGAGAAATGACGGAGAGGGGGGTTAAGGTAGCTCCTGGTAGTAGCTGGGTGGTATAA